The following proteins come from a genomic window of Pseudomonas putida:
- the yccS gene encoding YccS family putative transporter, whose protein sequence is MSSSSFRQSLRRLWGQDKFSYAIRVTIALTGSMAWCWYQNEMSLLIPLFLGIIASALAETDDSWQGRLSALLVTLLCFAIAALSVELLFPYPWIFAISMALAAFSLTMLGALGERYGAIASATLILSVYTMIGVDQRGGEVSDFWHEPLLLVAGAAWYGMLSVLWQALFSNQPVQQSLAKLFFELGTYLKLKASLFEPIRTLDVEAQRLALAQQNGKVVGALNAAKEIILHRVGNSQPNSKVSRYLKLYFLAQDIHERVSASHYPYNALTEAFFHSDVMFRCQRLLRKQGASCQELARSIRLRQPFVLATGFAEALEDLNASLEHLRNQNNPAWRGLLRSLRALAANLATLDRLLGAASNPDSLADASDSSLLDRSPRNLKDVWKRLRTQLTPTSLLFRHALRLSLALSVGYGMVHLIHPTQGYWIILTTLFVCQPNYGATRRKLVQRIFGTAIGLTVGWALFDLFPNPLIQSAFAVVAGVVFFVNRTTRYTLATAAITLMILFCFNQIGDGYGLFLPRLFDTLVGSLIAILAVFLFLPDWQGRRLNKALANTLACASVYLRQIMQQYAHGKRDDLAYRLARRNAHNADAALSTTLANMLMEPGHFRKEADVGFRFLVLSHTLLSYLSGLGAHRDTALPAEVHEQLIEGAGQALAASLDEIANGLAARLPVAIHSDAEEALANTLEQMPEELDEHQRLVQTQLALICRQLGPLRTLAAHLIKQGSPA, encoded by the coding sequence ATGTCATCGAGTTCGTTCCGTCAGTCATTGCGTCGCCTGTGGGGTCAAGACAAGTTCAGCTACGCCATCCGCGTGACCATTGCGCTCACCGGCAGCATGGCCTGGTGCTGGTACCAGAACGAGATGAGCCTGCTCATCCCGCTGTTCCTCGGCATCATCGCCAGCGCCCTGGCCGAGACCGACGATAGCTGGCAAGGCCGCCTCAGCGCGTTGTTGGTCACCCTTCTGTGTTTCGCCATTGCCGCGCTTTCGGTGGAACTGCTGTTCCCCTACCCCTGGATCTTCGCCATTTCCATGGCCTTGGCCGCCTTCTCCCTGACCATGCTTGGTGCATTGGGTGAACGCTACGGAGCGATCGCGTCGGCAACGCTGATTCTCTCGGTGTACACCATGATCGGCGTGGACCAGCGCGGCGGCGAAGTCAGCGACTTCTGGCATGAACCGTTGCTGCTGGTGGCCGGTGCCGCCTGGTATGGCATGCTCTCGGTGCTGTGGCAGGCGCTGTTCTCCAACCAACCGGTACAGCAGAGCCTGGCCAAACTGTTCTTCGAACTAGGCACCTACCTCAAGCTCAAGGCCAGCCTGTTCGAGCCGATTCGCACACTCGACGTCGAAGCCCAACGCCTGGCGTTAGCCCAGCAAAACGGCAAAGTGGTGGGCGCGCTGAATGCCGCCAAGGAAATCATTCTGCACCGGGTTGGCAACAGCCAGCCCAACTCCAAGGTCAGCCGTTACCTGAAGCTGTACTTCCTGGCCCAGGACATCCACGAAAGGGTGAGCGCCTCACACTACCCTTACAACGCCCTGACCGAGGCGTTCTTCCACAGCGACGTGATGTTCCGCTGCCAGCGCCTACTGCGCAAACAAGGGGCATCCTGCCAGGAACTGGCACGCTCGATCCGGCTGCGCCAGCCGTTCGTTCTGGCCACCGGCTTCGCCGAGGCCCTTGAGGACCTCAACGCCTCGCTGGAACACCTGCGCAACCAGAACAACCCGGCCTGGCGTGGCCTGTTGCGCTCACTACGCGCCCTGGCTGCAAACCTGGCCACGCTGGACCGCCTGCTTGGCGCCGCCAGCAACCCGGACAGCCTGGCCGACGCCAGCGACAGCAGCCTGCTCGACCGTTCGCCACGCAACCTCAAGGATGTGTGGAAGCGATTGCGCACCCAGCTCACACCTACCTCGCTGCTGTTCCGCCATGCCCTGCGCCTGTCGCTGGCGCTGTCGGTGGGCTACGGCATGGTGCACTTGATCCACCCGACCCAAGGCTACTGGATCATCCTCACCACCCTGTTCGTCTGCCAGCCCAACTATGGCGCGACGCGGCGCAAGCTTGTGCAGCGGATCTTCGGCACGGCCATCGGTCTGACCGTTGGCTGGGCCCTGTTCGACCTGTTCCCGAATCCGCTCATCCAGTCGGCGTTCGCAGTGGTAGCCGGGGTGGTTTTCTTCGTCAACCGGACCACCCGCTACACCTTGGCCACGGCGGCGATCACGCTGATGATCCTGTTCTGCTTCAACCAGATCGGCGATGGCTACGGCCTGTTCCTCCCACGGCTGTTCGATACATTGGTCGGTAGCCTGATCGCCATTCTCGCAGTGTTCCTGTTCCTCCCCGACTGGCAGGGCCGACGCCTGAACAAGGCACTGGCCAACACCCTGGCCTGCGCCAGTGTGTACCTGCGTCAGATCATGCAGCAGTATGCCCATGGCAAGCGTGATGACCTGGCCTACCGCCTGGCCCGGCGCAACGCACACAACGCTGACGCTGCTCTGTCCACTACGCTGGCCAACATGCTCATGGAGCCGGGGCACTTCCGTAAGGAGGCTGATGTGGGCTTCCGCTTCCTGGTGCTGTCGCATACCTTGCTCAGCTACCTCTCCGGGCTAGGGGCACACCGTGATACGGCCCTGCCGGCAGAGGTCCATGAACAGCTGATCGAGGGGGCGGGGCAGGCATTGGCCGCCAGCCTCGACGAAATCGCCAACGGCCTGGCGGCGCGGTTACCCGTGGCGATTCACAGCGATGCCGAGGAAGCCTTGGCCAATACGCTGGAACAGATGCCTGAGGAACTGGACGAACATCAACGGTTGGTGCAGACCCAATTGGCGCTGATCTGCCGGCAGTTGGGGCCGTTGCGGACCTTGGCAGCGCACTTGATCAAACAGGGCTCACCGGCCTGA
- a CDS encoding NAD(P)/FAD-dependent oxidoreductase, which translates to MHTTDVIILGAGAAGLMCAQLSARRGRRVLLLDHANKPGKKILMSGGGRCNFTNMYTEPANFLSQNAHFCKSALARYTQWDFIELVAKHGVPYHEKKLGQLFCDNKASDILDMLLAECDEAGAELRMQTSIEHIEKTESGYILQTSAGQFACQSLVIATGGLSIPTLGATGFGYQVARQFGHTLLPTRAGLVPFTITEPQLKALCTELSGTSLDCTASCNGTSFRENLLFTHRGLSGPAILQISSFWEAGDTVEINLLPDRDALTWLQQQQAERANAELKTVLGEVFTRKLANLLAEQWFESKPMKQYTPAELAQIADKLAAWQLVPAGTEGYRTAEVTLGGVDTREVSSKTMESLKSPNLYFIGEVLDVTGHLGGFNFQWAWASANAAAQFV; encoded by the coding sequence GTGCACACCACCGACGTGATCATCCTCGGCGCCGGCGCCGCCGGCCTGATGTGCGCGCAGCTCAGCGCCCGCCGTGGCCGCCGGGTGCTGCTGCTCGACCACGCCAACAAGCCAGGCAAAAAGATCCTCATGTCTGGTGGCGGGCGCTGCAACTTCACCAACATGTACACCGAGCCGGCCAACTTCCTCTCGCAGAACGCACACTTCTGCAAGTCGGCCCTTGCCCGCTACACACAGTGGGACTTCATCGAGCTGGTGGCCAAGCATGGCGTGCCCTACCACGAAAAGAAGCTCGGCCAGCTGTTCTGTGACAACAAGGCCAGCGACATCCTCGACATGCTTTTGGCCGAATGCGACGAAGCCGGTGCCGAACTGCGCATGCAAACCAGTATCGAGCATATCGAGAAGACCGAAAGCGGCTATATCCTGCAAACCAGCGCCGGCCAGTTCGCCTGTCAATCACTGGTGATCGCCACCGGAGGCCTGTCGATTCCAACGCTGGGCGCGACCGGCTTCGGCTATCAGGTAGCGCGCCAGTTCGGCCATACCTTGCTGCCGACCCGCGCCGGTCTGGTGCCGTTCACCATTACCGAGCCCCAGCTCAAGGCCCTGTGCACCGAGCTATCAGGCACCTCGCTCGATTGCACAGCCAGCTGCAACGGCACCAGCTTCCGCGAGAACCTGCTGTTCACCCACCGCGGCCTCAGCGGCCCGGCGATCCTGCAGATTTCGTCGTTCTGGGAGGCCGGCGATACAGTCGAAATCAACCTGCTACCCGACCGTGATGCCCTGACCTGGCTGCAACAGCAGCAGGCCGAGCGCGCCAACGCGGAACTCAAGACCGTATTGGGCGAGGTGTTCACCCGCAAGCTGGCCAACCTGCTGGCCGAGCAGTGGTTCGAATCAAAACCGATGAAGCAGTACACCCCGGCGGAGCTGGCGCAGATCGCCGACAAACTGGCTGCCTGGCAGCTGGTACCGGCAGGTACCGAAGGCTACCGCACCGCCGAAGTCACCTTGGGTGGCGTCGATACCCGCGAGGTGTCGTCGAAAACCATGGAATCGCTGAAGAGCCCCAACCTCTATTTCATCGGTGAAGTGCTGGATGTCACCGGCCACCTGGGCGGTTTCAATTTTCAATGGGCCTGGGCATCGGCAAACGCTGCAGCACAGTTCGTGTAG